The Ruminococcaceae bacterium KH2T8 genomic sequence AGGGTATCGACGACAAGGAAGCGATGAGAGAGAGAAACATCTTCTGCTACAGCCTCTTCAGGGTCCTTCCTACGGTTGCAAAGGGTACGGTCTACAATAACGGCCGCTACAATAACCTTGCTGCCGAAGCAGCAGTGGGTCTTTATGAGCAGGTACGTGATTCGCTCTCTACGGCTACCGGATTTAACGAGCTCTTCATGAAGAGCTATACGCTCCTTGACGTGCTCCCCAATATCACGAATATCGATGAGGGCAGTTCGGATAACCTCTTCCTCATGGATAACGGTGCAACTCATGAGCCCGTCTACCTTCAGGCTCCCGACTATGTTCCCGTAATGAACGTAGATAATACGGAATACGATGCAGCTCACGCTGACAGGAATGTCCTCGACGGCAGAGTCATGAATCTGGATACGACATCCCAGGTCGCTCACTACGATGTCAACATGGCTTCCTACCTCGCTCTCGGCAGATGGTTCGATTATCTCCGTGAGATGGGCGTATACGATAATACGAGGATCATCATCGTTGCCGATCACGGACGTGACATCGGTCAGTTCGACGATATGGTCTACTTTGACGGTTCGCTCGATACGATGTGGATCAATCCCGTGCTCATGGTCAAGGATTTCGGTGCTTCGGGCTTTACGACGGATACAACGTTCATGACGAATGCCGATGTTCCCACTATCGCAACAACAGGCGTTATCGCTAACCCGGTCAACCCGTTTACGGGCAATCCCATCAACAGCGAGCCCAAGAACGACGAACAGCAGATCATCATCTCCGAGGAGTTCGAGCCTTCGATCAACAACGGAAATCAGTATATGCCCGGTGAATGGTATACTGTTCATGATGATATCTTTGATGAGAACAACTGGCAGTATCTCGGTAATTGGTAAGAAATATGTTATCAGTCATAATCCCCGCATATAACGAAGGAGAACATGTACGCGAGAATCTTATAAAGATCGCGGCGGTGCTCGAGGGTGCGGGGATCGACTTCGAACTCGTTCCCGTAAATGACGGAAGTCCCGATAACACGGGTGACGAGATCGCCAAGGCGGCAGAAGGTGACCCCAGGATCCGTCCCGTAAGCTACGAGAAGAACAGAGGTAAGGGCGGTGCCATAAAGGAAGGCATCGCTCATGCCGAAGGTGAGGTCATCGGATTTATTGACGCGGATCTTGATATCAGCCCCGACCATCTCCTGACTTACTGGAATGCGATGAACGAGCAGCATGCCGATGTTGTAATAGGTTCTAAGATGCATAAGGATTCAAAGCTCGATTATCCTCCTGCGCGAAAGCTCTTCTCGCTCGGATATTTCGTTCTCCTCAAGATCCTCTTCGGTCTTAAGCTCAAGGATACACAGACGGGCATCAAGCTCTATAAGGCAGATCTTATCAAGGGAATAGTCCCGAAGCT encodes the following:
- a CDS encoding Glycosyltransferase involved in cell wall bisynthesis — translated: MLSVIIPAYNEGEHVRENLIKIAAVLEGAGIDFELVPVNDGSPDNTGDEIAKAAEGDPRIRPVSYEKNRGKGGAIKEGIAHAEGEVIGFIDADLDISPDHLLTYWNAMNEQHADVVIGSKMHKDSKLDYPPARKLFSLGYFVLLKILFGLKLKDTQTGIKLYKADLIKGIVPKLKVKGYAFDIEILALAAQQKAVIIEMPVEVNYTRAESFSRIRVSDIVKMFTDTIAIWWNIKVVKKYNQK